The sequence ACATCCTGCCTTCGGGCGTGGTGCGTGATTTTTTCACCAATGCCATCACCCCGGGGGTCAACCCTCCGCTGACCATAAATCTATTGGTGATGACCCTGACCCTGGGCTTCACCCTTAAACTGAACATCATCGCCCTGCTGGGCATTGTGCTGATGGCCTATCTGCTGAAATGGTTCTAACCGG comes from bacterium and encodes:
- a CDS encoding DUF4321 domain-containing protein, whose amino-acid sequence is MALKKRGAGFYLLIILGGALLGSGLGDLVGYILPSGVVRDFFTNAITPGVNPPLTINLLVMTLTLGFTLKLNIIALLGIVLMAYLLKWF